One region of Turicibacter bilis genomic DNA includes:
- a CDS encoding alpha/beta fold hydrolase, translated as MKVQMVDGYDIELYVYEPQAEIRTRGVIQLVHGSCEHTMRYEQFIAYLISQGYVVYANDHRGHGASVKSADDYGYFGETNGWSKMVDDLKSINDLIHAKHPDLPIVMLGHSMGSFLARHYAIDYGETINGLILTGTAHEPKYQLVAGKIAAKIIKRIKGSRYRSPLLHRLSYGTFNQHIENAKTPSDWICYDESIVKQFCADSSCGFVFTTAGFEDLFTGLLYITNEKNIKKMPYDLPVLLLSGEDDPVGGYGQMVIKAYEVMKDAGLVDINYKLYQKMRHEILNEKEKNIVYEEIHQWLEEAI; from the coding sequence TTGAAAGTTCAAATGGTAGATGGTTATGACATAGAACTTTATGTCTATGAGCCACAAGCAGAAATTCGAACACGTGGAGTGATTCAATTAGTTCATGGTTCTTGTGAACATACGATGCGTTACGAGCAGTTTATTGCTTATTTAATCAGCCAAGGCTATGTTGTTTATGCGAATGATCATCGTGGACATGGAGCATCTGTGAAGAGTGCAGATGATTATGGATATTTTGGTGAAACTAACGGATGGAGTAAAATGGTGGATGATTTAAAATCGATTAATGATTTAATTCATGCCAAACATCCAGATTTACCAATTGTTATGTTAGGTCATAGTATGGGATCATTTTTAGCAAGACATTATGCGATTGATTATGGAGAGACGATTAATGGCTTGATTTTAACTGGAACGGCACATGAACCAAAATATCAATTAGTCGCAGGAAAAATAGCTGCTAAAATAATCAAACGTATCAAAGGTTCAAGATATCGTAGTCCTTTGCTTCACCGATTATCATATGGAACCTTTAATCAACACATTGAAAATGCTAAAACGCCAAGTGATTGGATTTGTTATGATGAAAGTATAGTGAAACAATTTTGTGCTGATTCAAGTTGTGGGTTTGTTTTTACTACTGCAGGATTTGAAGATTTATTTACTGGCTTATTGTATATAACAAATGAGAAGAATATAAAAAAAATGCCATATGATTTGCCTGTTTTATTATTATCAGGTGAAGATGATCCCGTTGGTGGATATGGTCAAATGGTTATCAAAGCTTATGAAGTTATGAAAGACGCTGGATTAGTTGATATTAATTATAAATTATATCAGAAAATGCGTCATGAAATTTTAAATGAAAAAGAAAAAAACATCGTTTATGAAGAAATTCATCAATGGCTAGAAGAAGCGATATAA
- a CDS encoding M3 family oligoendopeptidase, with protein METTWSLKELYESFESEDFLNDLNTVDDLIKRYETYAQSLSNIDKNEVKKLEEYLEFQIEMASLFQRLFSFCSLTLSTNTSDEKALKYSDILNEKSSALASSEAKVNHWIGSLKNIDSFLSQSEALKDHSFLFHEIQQFSAHLLSDKEEAIVAKLQNTGSIAWSKLKDMLTSKLMVDVPLQDEVKSMPLTMARNLAHDKNPDIRKAAYEAELKAYEKVDDSLAACLSNIKGEVITLCKWRGYESALEETLLKSRITKKTLDAMLAAIVEALPHFRDFLKTKAKCLGHKNGLPFYDLFAPLGTHTQTFDYEQGTQYVLKLFKTFSDELAEYAKEAMEGAWIDVYPKQGKVGGAFCSNLHIIKQSRFLLNYGDQFSDVITMAHELGHGFHGYCLNEESILNSGYPMPLAETASTFCETIVKKAAIKGGDEEQAFAVLEQELTDATQIIVDIYSRYLFETELFKRREESSVGVKELNEMMIKAQKESYGDGLDPNYLHPYMWACKPHYYDASSNFYNFPYAFGLLFAKGLYAKYEEQGEDFPKAYKNLLAVTGKLSAKEVAQTMDIDIEDQAFWKKSLDLIIEDIEYFKQLAQKRF; from the coding sequence ATGGAAACGACTTGGAGCTTAAAAGAATTATATGAATCATTTGAAAGTGAAGACTTCTTAAATGACTTAAATACCGTTGATGACCTCATCAAGCGCTATGAAACGTATGCACAATCTCTATCTAATATAGATAAAAATGAAGTCAAAAAGCTAGAAGAGTATCTAGAATTTCAAATTGAAATGGCCAGCTTATTTCAACGACTCTTCTCATTTTGTTCCTTAACTTTAAGCACTAATACAAGTGATGAAAAAGCATTAAAATACTCAGATATTTTAAATGAAAAAAGTAGTGCTTTAGCTTCAAGTGAAGCAAAAGTTAATCATTGGATTGGGTCTTTAAAAAATATCGATTCCTTTTTATCTCAATCAGAGGCATTAAAAGACCATTCCTTTTTATTCCATGAGATTCAACAATTCAGCGCTCATTTATTAAGTGATAAAGAAGAAGCTATTGTGGCTAAATTACAAAATACAGGTTCCATTGCGTGGTCAAAGTTAAAAGATATGTTGACATCTAAGCTCATGGTTGATGTCCCGCTCCAGGATGAGGTTAAATCCATGCCACTCACCATGGCACGAAATCTCGCACACGATAAAAATCCTGATATCCGTAAAGCGGCGTATGAAGCTGAATTAAAAGCCTATGAAAAAGTGGATGATAGTTTAGCTGCTTGTTTGAGCAACATTAAAGGCGAAGTCATTACATTATGTAAATGGCGTGGCTATGAATCTGCCCTTGAAGAAACACTTTTAAAATCTCGCATCACAAAAAAAACATTAGATGCGATGCTCGCTGCCATCGTAGAAGCCCTACCTCATTTTCGTGACTTTCTAAAAACAAAAGCAAAATGTCTAGGTCATAAAAACGGTCTTCCATTTTATGATTTATTTGCTCCACTTGGAACTCACACTCAAACCTTTGACTATGAACAAGGAACACAATATGTTCTAAAATTATTTAAAACCTTTTCTGACGAACTGGCTGAGTATGCCAAAGAGGCGATGGAAGGGGCTTGGATTGATGTTTATCCCAAACAAGGAAAAGTAGGTGGTGCCTTCTGCTCAAACTTACACATCATTAAACAAAGTCGTTTCTTATTAAATTATGGCGATCAATTTAGTGATGTCATTACGATGGCTCATGAGCTCGGACACGGATTTCATGGCTATTGCTTAAATGAAGAAAGTATCTTAAACTCTGGTTATCCTATGCCTTTAGCTGAAACAGCGTCAACCTTCTGTGAAACCATCGTTAAAAAGGCTGCGATTAAAGGTGGTGACGAGGAACAAGCGTTTGCTGTTTTAGAACAAGAATTAACAGACGCCACTCAAATCATCGTCGACATTTATAGCCGTTATTTATTTGAAACTGAACTCTTCAAACGCCGAGAAGAAAGTTCAGTTGGGGTTAAAGAATTAAATGAGATGATGATTAAAGCTCAAAAAGAATCCTATGGTGATGGCCTTGATCCCAATTATTTACACCCTTATATGTGGGCATGTAAACCTCACTATTACGATGCTTCTTCTAACTTCTATAACTTTCCTTATGCCTTTGGGTTATTATTTGCAAAAGGTCTATATGCCAAATATGAAGAACAGGGCGAAGACTTCCCTAAAGCTTATAAAAACCTTTTGGCAGTAACGGGTAAACTATCGGCTAAAGAAGTCGCTCAAACAATGGATATTGATATTGAAGATCAAGCCTTTTGGAAAAAATCACTCGATTTAATCATCGAAGATATTGAATATTTTAAACAATTAGCTCAAAAACGATTTTAA
- a CDS encoding manganese-dependent inorganic pyrophosphatase, translating into MATLVFGHKNPDTDSITSTLVMTDLQTKLGMDVKACRLGDVNKETQYILNHFQVEAPTLIEEVTENDEVILVDHNEFNQSANGIEKATIKMVVDHHRIANFQTSEPLFYRAEPVGCTGTILYKMYKENGIEIEPKIAGLMASAIISDSLLFKSPTCTPQDEKACRELAQIAGLDVETYGLEMLKAGTDLSDLTAGQLLGIDAKVFPMGSSTVEIAQINVVSIEDMMTRKAELEEQMQAIIAEKGLNLFVAVITDILNSNSQVIALGERTDIVEKAFNVELTENTALLEGVVSRKKQIVPVMDRIA; encoded by the coding sequence ATGGCTACATTAGTATTCGGACATAAAAATCCAGATACGGATTCAATTACATCTACTTTAGTCATGACTGACTTACAAACAAAATTAGGTATGGACGTGAAAGCTTGCCGTTTAGGTGATGTTAATAAAGAAACTCAATACATTTTAAATCATTTCCAAGTGGAAGCTCCAACGTTAATTGAAGAAGTTACTGAAAATGATGAAGTTATTTTAGTGGACCACAACGAATTTAACCAAAGTGCAAACGGAATTGAAAAAGCAACAATCAAAATGGTTGTTGATCATCACCGTATTGCAAACTTCCAAACATCTGAACCATTATTCTATCGTGCAGAGCCAGTTGGATGTACAGGAACAATTTTATATAAAATGTATAAAGAAAATGGAATCGAAATCGAGCCTAAAATCGCAGGATTAATGGCAAGTGCGATCATTTCAGACTCATTATTATTCAAATCACCAACTTGTACACCACAAGATGAAAAAGCGTGCCGTGAGTTAGCGCAAATCGCAGGATTAGATGTTGAGACTTACGGATTAGAAATGTTAAAAGCAGGAACTGATCTTTCTGATTTAACAGCAGGTCAATTATTAGGGATTGATGCTAAAGTATTCCCAATGGGATCATCAACGGTTGAAATTGCACAAATCAACGTGGTTAGCATTGAAGATATGATGACTCGTAAAGCTGAGTTAGAAGAGCAAATGCAAGCCATTATTGCAGAAAAAGGATTAAACTTATTCGTCGCTGTCATCACAGATATCTTAAATAGTAATTCACAAGTAATCGCATTAGGTGAACGTACGGATATCGTTGAAAAAGCATTTAATGTTGAATTAACAGAAAACACAGCTTTACTTGAAGGTGTTGTTTCTCGTAAAAAACAAATCGTTCCAGTGATGGATCGTATTGCTTAA
- a CDS encoding PolC-type DNA polymerase III → MQKQMQILLEQIQYPEHQLFLFEEKTIEKVDVFRKRQALLFHLTFDTPLISAAFYEFYSRFDHTFGRIQTVNQATFTIRYLSRPSDEQILEYWPLMIEYLSRQDLLIRCLESFKASVVGDELQIAVKDEQYYNEIQQKYATKIQQSYERFGFPIKQVRPIYSEDALSDADILTERETSLPPIVEIPKPIEPEAEPQKPVYRGEGGGYGGSRGGYSRKEPEVTETSIGGPINGTPMNCKDIDDEMSRCILEGYIFDAETRDIRNGEMMLITAKFTDYTDSIYIKMFAKSAEMKKMVPKILKKGNWVRVSGRIQFDSFSKELSMMVNAANVIDAKTEPRKDLAPEGEKRVELHVHTKMSAMDGVTDISDYIKQAAQWGHKAIALTDHGVVQAIPDAYHAAKKNDIKVIYGVEGYLVEDEPKIAWDEQPLNLNDATYVVYDVETTGFSTNYDVIIEIAAVKIKNGAIIDEFSDFANPHRKLSLKTIELTHILQSDVDHAPELEDVMRRFKAWSEDCILVAHNAAFDMGHLHATYKRFNLGPCTNPVIDTLAAARVMYHHQFGVYWNYATDATIDEKFKRKMKRFNLKALSKFFKVELTQHHRAIYDARATGQAFILLLKDMMKLGIKTHDEINNLVDKDTSFKLDYSTHVTVLAKNEVGFKNLFKVVSQSMTNDLYGQPRIRRSYLEAHREGLLIGSSCVNGEVFETAINKSYEELKEKAKFYDYLEVQPPEVYSHLIDLNSKEMAGYIIQTIERIIKVGEELNIPVCATGDVHHLNREDKIYRQIYTRTPSIGGGRHPLNHPDIKSIPSMHFRTTDEMFNDFHFLSEEKQKEIIVTNPNMIADQCEMIKAIKDELFTPADDFLKDKGIPSIKDRLSEMCYERAYEWYGSELPQYVLDRLIKELNSIIGNGFAVIYYISHMLVKKSLDDGYLVGSRGSVGSSFVATLMDITEVNPLSPHYRCPNCLFSAFKMNEDEKGRYGIRKEEEPFQDILANAESGFDLPDANCPHCGTKMRKDGHDIPFETFLGFKGDKVPDIDLNFSGEYQPVAHLYCREVFGDDFAFRAGTIGTVAEKTAFGYVKGFIEDTHKEMRTAEIERLAKGCEGVRRTSGQHPGGIIVVPNYMDIYDVTPIQYPADDPTAEWRTTHFDFHSIHDNLLKLDILGHDDPTVIRYLQDISGIDPKDIPTDDPEVYKLFYSTESLGVTPEQIRSTTGSYGVPEFGTPFVRNMLEDTKPKTFAELVKISGLSHGTDVWLNNAADLVAGKYDKFGKIEFKNVIGCRDDIMVYLMYGGLEPALAFKIMEFVRKGMASKVPDGWKEFEEEMRKHNIPEWYIWSCGQIKYMFPKAHATAYVLMAIRIAWFKVHHPIYYYCAYFSKRADVFEMETMIKGPDAIRKRLDEIEEKGFEATPKEKNLVTILEIALEMTERGFYFQNFNIEESQAVDFKISEDKKSLIPPFTALDGLGENVARQIVAAREEEPFKTIKDVQTRGKVSKTLIEKLQLMNVFGDMELGNDKPAKASVQPPSNQMTLF, encoded by the coding sequence ATGCAAAAACAGATGCAAATTTTATTGGAACAAATTCAATATCCGGAGCATCAACTTTTTTTATTTGAAGAAAAAACGATTGAGAAAGTAGATGTTTTTCGTAAGCGTCAAGCATTACTTTTTCATTTAACGTTTGATACACCGCTTATTTCAGCAGCTTTTTATGAGTTTTATTCACGATTTGATCACACATTTGGTCGTATTCAAACAGTGAATCAAGCAACATTTACGATTCGTTATTTAAGTCGACCAAGTGACGAGCAAATTTTAGAATATTGGCCGCTGATGATTGAATATTTAAGCCGTCAAGATTTATTAATTCGCTGTCTTGAGAGCTTTAAAGCTTCTGTTGTAGGTGATGAGTTACAAATCGCTGTTAAGGATGAGCAATATTATAATGAAATTCAACAAAAGTATGCGACTAAGATTCAGCAAAGTTATGAACGCTTTGGGTTCCCAATTAAACAGGTTCGACCAATTTATTCAGAAGATGCTCTTTCAGATGCAGATATTTTAACAGAGCGAGAAACGTCATTACCACCAATTGTAGAAATTCCAAAGCCTATTGAACCAGAGGCGGAGCCACAAAAACCGGTTTATCGTGGTGAAGGTGGAGGTTATGGTGGAAGTCGCGGAGGATATTCGCGAAAAGAGCCAGAAGTGACAGAGACATCAATTGGAGGACCGATTAATGGAACTCCGATGAACTGTAAAGATATTGATGATGAAATGAGTCGCTGTATTTTAGAAGGATATATCTTTGATGCAGAAACACGCGATATCCGAAATGGTGAGATGATGTTAATTACAGCTAAATTTACAGATTATACGGATTCGATTTATATTAAAATGTTTGCTAAATCAGCAGAAATGAAAAAAATGGTTCCTAAAATTTTGAAAAAAGGTAATTGGGTTCGTGTGAGTGGACGTATTCAATTTGACTCATTCTCAAAAGAGTTAAGTATGATGGTAAATGCAGCAAACGTGATTGATGCTAAAACAGAACCTCGTAAAGATCTAGCACCAGAAGGTGAGAAGCGTGTGGAGCTTCATGTCCATACGAAAATGAGTGCAATGGATGGTGTAACCGATATTTCAGATTACATTAAGCAAGCGGCACAGTGGGGACATAAAGCGATTGCTTTAACGGATCATGGTGTCGTTCAGGCAATTCCTGATGCTTATCATGCTGCAAAGAAAAATGATATTAAAGTGATTTATGGCGTTGAAGGTTATCTAGTTGAAGATGAACCGAAAATTGCTTGGGATGAACAACCGTTAAATTTAAATGATGCTACCTATGTCGTTTATGACGTCGAAACCACTGGTTTTTCGACAAATTATGATGTGATTATTGAGATTGCAGCGGTAAAAATTAAAAATGGTGCGATTATTGATGAGTTTTCAGATTTTGCAAACCCTCATCGTAAACTTTCGTTAAAAACAATTGAGTTAACTCATATTTTACAAAGTGATGTTGATCATGCACCTGAACTTGAGGACGTGATGCGCCGCTTTAAAGCTTGGTCAGAAGACTGTATTTTAGTTGCTCATAATGCAGCCTTTGATATGGGGCATTTACATGCTACCTATAAACGCTTTAATTTAGGTCCATGTACAAATCCTGTCATTGATACACTGGCTGCAGCTCGTGTGATGTATCACCACCAATTTGGGGTGTATTGGAATTATGCGACAGATGCAACCATTGATGAAAAATTTAAGCGTAAGATGAAACGATTTAATTTAAAGGCGTTATCGAAATTCTTTAAGGTAGAATTAACTCAACATCACCGTGCCATTTACGATGCACGTGCCACAGGTCAAGCCTTTATCTTATTACTTAAAGATATGATGAAGCTAGGTATTAAGACGCATGATGAAATTAATAACCTAGTGGATAAAGATACATCGTTTAAGCTCGATTATTCTACGCATGTGACAGTTTTAGCAAAAAATGAAGTTGGATTTAAAAACTTATTTAAAGTCGTTTCTCAATCGATGACAAACGACTTATATGGTCAGCCACGTATTCGTCGTAGCTACTTAGAAGCTCATCGTGAAGGGTTATTAATTGGAAGTAGTTGTGTCAATGGTGAGGTCTTTGAAACAGCAATCAATAAATCATACGAGGAGTTAAAAGAAAAAGCTAAGTTTTACGACTACTTAGAAGTTCAACCCCCAGAAGTTTATTCACATTTAATTGATTTAAATTCAAAAGAGATGGCAGGGTATATTATTCAAACGATTGAACGTATTATCAAAGTCGGTGAAGAGTTAAATATTCCAGTCTGCGCCACAGGAGATGTTCATCACTTAAATCGTGAAGATAAAATATATCGTCAGATTTATACACGAACACCATCAATCGGAGGTGGACGTCATCCATTAAATCATCCAGATATTAAATCGATTCCAAGTATGCATTTTAGAACAACGGATGAGATGTTTAATGATTTCCACTTCTTGAGTGAAGAAAAACAAAAAGAAATCATTGTAACAAATCCAAATATGATTGCCGATCAATGTGAGATGATTAAAGCGATTAAAGATGAGTTATTTACGCCTGCAGATGATTTCTTAAAAGATAAAGGGATTCCAAGTATCAAAGATCGTTTAAGTGAGATGTGTTATGAGCGTGCGTATGAATGGTATGGATCAGAATTACCACAGTATGTATTAGACCGCCTCATTAAAGAATTAAATAGTATCATTGGTAATGGATTCGCTGTTATTTACTATATTTCACACATGTTAGTTAAGAAATCACTCGACGATGGGTACTTAGTAGGTTCTCGTGGTTCAGTTGGATCGTCTTTCGTAGCCACATTAATGGATATTACTGAAGTTAACCCTTTATCACCGCATTATCGATGTCCGAATTGTCTATTCTCTGCCTTTAAGATGAATGAAGATGAAAAAGGGCGTTATGGGATTCGTAAAGAAGAAGAACCATTCCAAGATATTTTAGCCAATGCGGAATCTGGATTTGACTTACCAGATGCGAATTGTCCACATTGCGGAACGAAAATGCGTAAAGATGGACATGATATTCCGTTCGAGACCTTCCTTGGATTTAAAGGAGATAAAGTTCCCGATATCGATTTAAACTTCTCAGGTGAATACCAACCCGTCGCTCATTTATATTGCCGTGAAGTCTTCGGTGATGATTTTGCTTTCCGTGCCGGAACGATTGGTACGGTTGCTGAAAAGACAGCTTTTGGGTATGTTAAAGGATTTATTGAGGATACACATAAAGAGATGCGTACCGCTGAAATTGAACGTTTAGCCAAAGGATGTGAAGGGGTTCGTCGTACATCAGGACAGCACCCGGGTGGAATTATCGTTGTACCAAACTACATGGATATTTATGATGTCACACCCATTCAATATCCAGCAGATGATCCAACAGCAGAATGGCGTACCACACATTTCGACTTCCACTCAATTCATGATAACTTATTAAAACTTGATATTCTTGGGCACGATGATCCGACGGTCATTCGTTATTTACAAGATATTTCTGGTATTGATCCAAAAGATATTCCAACAGATGATCCCGAGGTTTACAAACTGTTTTATTCAACGGAATCATTAGGTGTGACGCCAGAGCAAATTCGTTCAACGACGGGATCATATGGAGTACCTGAGTTTGGAACCCCATTCGTTCGTAACATGCTTGAAGATACAAAACCAAAAACATTTGCTGAGTTAGTTAAAATTTCGGGTCTATCACATGGAACAGATGTTTGGCTAAATAATGCGGCTGATTTAGTAGCAGGTAAGTACGATAAATTTGGTAAGATTGAATTTAAGAATGTTATCGGATGTCGTGATGATATCATGGTTTACTTAATGTATGGTGGGTTAGAACCAGCCTTAGCCTTCAAAATTATGGAGTTTGTTCGTAAAGGAATGGCAAGTAAAGTGCCAGATGGATGGAAAGAATTTGAAGAAGAAATGCGTAAGCATAATATTCCAGAATGGTATATTTGGTCATGTGGTCAGATTAAGTACATGTTCCCAAAAGCCCATGCGACAGCTTACGTTTTAATGGCAATACGTATTGCTTGGTTTAAAGTTCATCATCCAATTTATTATTACTGTGCATACTTCTCAAAACGTGCAGATGTGTTTGAAATGGAAACCATGATTAAGGGGCCAGATGCGATTCGTAAACGTCTAGATGAAATTGAAGAAAAAGGATTTGAAGCGACACCAAAAGAGAAAAACTTAGTCACGATTTTAGAAATTGCGCTTGAAATGACAGAGCGTGGCTTCTATTTCCAAAACTTTAATATTGAGGAATCACAAGCGGTTGATTTCAAAATTTCAGAAGATAAAAAATCATTAATTCCACCATTTACCGCTTTAGACGGATTAGGGGAGAACGTAGCGCGTCAAATCGTAGCTGCTCGTGAAGAAGAACCCTTTAAAACGATTAAAGACGTTCAAACACGTGGAAAAGTTTCAAAAACATTAATCGAAAAATTACAATTAATGAATGTCTTTGGAGACATGGAATTAGGGAATGATAAGCCAGCTAAAGCATCGGTTCAACCACCAAGTAACCAAATGACATTATTCTAA
- a CDS encoding chromate transporter encodes MNDYIDLFWTFCRIGGLTFGGGYAMLPMLQKEVVETKKWATEEEVMDYYAVGQCTPGVIAVNTATFIGYKHHGILGAIVATAGVVFPSLVIIMILAAFLQTFAEFEIVQHAFNGIRVAVCVLVLNAVIKLWKGSVIDKVCLGIVLVTIAIGILTNISPVFIVISAAIVGLLVKGRKGERA; translated from the coding sequence ATGAACGATTATATCGATTTGTTTTGGACATTTTGTCGCATTGGTGGTTTAACATTTGGTGGTGGTTATGCCATGTTACCAATGTTACAAAAAGAAGTGGTAGAAACGAAAAAGTGGGCGACTGAAGAAGAAGTGATGGATTACTATGCTGTTGGACAATGTACGCCAGGTGTCATCGCTGTTAATACAGCCACTTTTATTGGTTATAAACATCATGGAATTTTGGGGGCGATTGTTGCAACAGCAGGTGTTGTGTTTCCATCTTTAGTGATTATTATGATTTTAGCTGCTTTTTTACAGACGTTTGCAGAATTTGAGATAGTTCAACATGCTTTTAATGGAATTCGTGTGGCTGTTTGTGTGCTTGTTTTAAATGCGGTGATTAAGTTATGGAAAGGATCTGTTATTGATAAAGTGTGTCTAGGAATCGTACTAGTTACGATTGCCATTGGAATCTTAACGAATATCTCACCGGTATTTATTGTGATTTCAGCCGCTATCGTGGGATTGTTAGTCAAAGGGAGAAAGGGAGAGAGAGCATAA
- a CDS encoding chromate transporter has product MTYFILFLEFFKIGLFAVGGGLATLPFLYELAEKYTWFDEAMLGNMIAVSQSTPGPIGINMATYAGFNAGGILGGLIATIGLVMPSVIIIIIVAHVLNKFKESKAVQSVFYALRPAVTGLIAVAGFGVFKISVLTLDKFNVTHHWADFLDFKAALLFIVLYVITNKINKHPILFIAAGALVGVIIGL; this is encoded by the coding sequence ATGACGTATTTCATTTTATTTTTGGAATTTTTTAAGATTGGATTATTTGCCGTCGGTGGCGGACTTGCGACCTTACCTTTCTTATATGAACTAGCAGAAAAATATACTTGGTTTGATGAAGCGATGCTTGGAAACATGATTGCCGTTTCTCAATCAACACCTGGTCCAATTGGGATTAATATGGCAACTTATGCTGGCTTTAATGCGGGTGGAATTTTAGGTGGATTAATTGCAACCATTGGATTAGTTATGCCATCCGTTATTATCATTATTATTGTGGCCCATGTTTTAAATAAATTTAAAGAGAGTAAAGCTGTACAATCTGTGTTTTATGCCTTACGACCAGCTGTTACCGGACTAATTGCTGTTGCGGGATTTGGTGTGTTTAAGATTTCAGTTTTAACACTTGATAAATTTAATGTGACGCATCATTGGGCGGATTTTTTAGATTTCAAAGCAGCTCTTTTATTTATTGTTTTATACGTTATTACGAATAAAATTAATAAACATCCAATTCTCTTTATTGCAGCTGGAGCTCTGGTTGGAGTTATTATTGGATTATAA
- a CDS encoding MFS transporter — protein sequence MKSYNFYKWRIWIILTFSFVLSLFHRGSMGVISSPMSADLNATATQVSNIASVTFYTYALMQIPAGLLLDLYGYRKISGLGVLLTGIGSILLGITPSISLAYMGRLLVGLGTSVIFISVLKAQSIWFNQREFTRASGLLSFIGNMGGMLATFPLAILVAYMGWRGSMTWMGFLCVIISLLIFIYVKNHPNDYGFEAKGKTGISQKINLKQALKTVLLNRSIWRNFFALFTLVGCTTAFSGVWGVNYLSTVYHLTETKASFYISFILIGLIVGSLCINKILSWFKYQISLCQRIASTLMTLCWIYFLIIANGQPPLSILPILLFMIGFFATAHILSFTDITNYCTPDNNGLASSFINAGEFIASSLITLLIGTFLDLTYVGSSTDAVRYYSASQYKLCFFIFLFISALGILTSFISCKQEQEKSSSTLTTTH from the coding sequence ATGAAAAGTTATAACTTTTATAAATGGAGAATTTGGATTATTTTAACCTTTTCATTTGTCCTTTCTCTCTTCCATCGCGGATCCATGGGTGTCATTTCATCCCCTATGAGTGCGGACTTAAATGCAACTGCTACACAAGTTAGTAATATTGCCTCGGTAACCTTTTATACATATGCTTTAATGCAAATTCCTGCTGGATTGTTACTAGATCTTTACGGATATCGTAAAATAAGTGGTTTGGGTGTCTTACTAACAGGAATCGGATCAATTTTACTCGGAATAACTCCATCCATATCTCTCGCGTATATGGGACGACTACTTGTTGGACTTGGAACGTCCGTTATTTTTATTTCTGTCTTAAAAGCCCAAAGTATTTGGTTTAACCAGCGTGAATTTACGCGTGCTTCAGGACTCCTTTCATTTATTGGGAATATGGGGGGGATGCTTGCTACATTTCCACTTGCCATTTTAGTGGCTTACATGGGGTGGCGTGGTTCAATGACTTGGATGGGATTCCTTTGTGTCATTATCTCACTGTTAATCTTTATCTATGTTAAAAATCATCCTAACGATTATGGATTCGAAGCAAAAGGAAAAACAGGTATTTCACAAAAGATTAATTTGAAACAAGCATTGAAAACGGTCCTCTTAAATCGTTCCATTTGGCGTAATTTCTTTGCCCTGTTCACATTAGTCGGTTGTACGACTGCTTTTTCTGGTGTTTGGGGGGTCAACTATTTATCAACTGTCTATCACCTAACTGAAACAAAAGCTTCATTTTATATTTCCTTTATTCTTATTGGGTTAATTGTTGGTTCATTATGTATTAATAAAATTCTAAGCTGGTTTAAATATCAAATCTCACTTTGCCAGCGCATTGCTTCGACTCTAATGACACTTTGTTGGATCTACTTTTTAATCATAGCCAATGGACAACCACCTCTTTCCATCCTACCGATTTTACTATTTATGATAGGATTTTTCGCCACCGCACACATCCTATCCTTTACTGATATTACAAATTACTGTACACCTGATAACAATGGGCTGGCTAGCAGTTTTATTAATGCTGGGGAGTTTATCGCAAGCTCACTCATCACCTTATTAATTGGTACTTTTCTTGATTTAACTTATGTCGGAAGCAGCACAGACGCTGTCCGTTACTACAGTGCTAGTCAATATAAACTATGTTTCTTTATTTTCCTATTTATTTCAGCTTTAGGGATTTTAACTAGTTTTATTAGTTGTAAACAAGAACAGGAAAAATCCTCCTCAACGCTGACAACCACTCATTAA